CCGAAGATCAGGGCTATCTGCTCGGCGCCGTGATCATGCCCGATGCCGCATCGCTCGATCGAACGGGGAAAGTTTCCGATCGCATTTCAGAGTACTTTATGAAGCAGCCCGCCGTCGGCAGCATCACGACCGTCGACGGCTTCAGCATTCTCGATAGCCAGAACAAGAACAATTCGTCGACGTTCTTCGTCGGCTTCAAGAGTTTCGAGGAACGTTACAAGTCGGCCAATATCCGCACGCAGAACGCGCGCGCGGTGCTGATCGATGCATACAAGGCGCTCTCGCAGATTCGCGAAGGCATCGTCGTGCCGCTCAATCCGCCGTCGATTCCGGGCCTCGGCACGACGGGCGGCACGGAGATGTGGATCCAGAGCAAGGGCGATGCGACCATCGCGCAGTTCGCGGCGGTGGTGAACGATTTCGTCGCGCGTGCGAAGCAGCGGCCGGAACTCACCGGCGTGACCAACACCTTTAATGCGGATTCGCAGCAGCTGCTGGTTGACGTCGATCGCGACAAGGCGGAGACACTCGGCGTGCCGGTGGAGGACGTCTATAGCGCGATGCAGACGATGTTCGGTTCGCTCTATGTGTCGCAGTTCAACCGTTCGAGCCGTTTGTGGCAGGTCATTCTGCAGGCCGAGCCGTCGTATCGCCTGAAGCCCGACGATCTCGAACAGATCTTCGTGCGCAGTTCGAATGGCAGCATGGTGCCGCTCAAATCGGTGGTGACGTCGCGCTACGTGACGGGGCCGGACCTGATCACGCGCTTCAACAACTTCCCGGCCGTGAAGATCACGGCGAACGCCGCGCCTGGCTACGCGTCGGGCCAGGTGATCAGCACGCTCGAAGAACTCGCGACGCAGATGCCGTCCGAGTACGGCATCGCATGGAGCGGCGAGGCGTTCGAGGCGAAGCAGTCGGGCGGCACGTCCGGCCTCGTGTTCGTGTTCGGCCTGATCATGGTGTTCCTGATTCTCGCGGCGCAGTACGAGAAGTGGAGCCTGCCGTTCGGCGTGCTGATGGCGGTGCCGTTCGCGCTGTTCGGCGCGCTGCTCGCAATCCTGTTGCGCGGGCTGAACAACGACGTGTACTTCCAGATCGGTCTGACGATGCTCGTTGCGCTCGCGGCGAAGAACGCGATTCTCATCTTCGAGTTCGCGGTGCTCAACCGCGAGGCGGGCAAGTCAGTGTTCGACGCGACGATGACGGCAGCCGAAGAACGGTTGCGGCCGATCGTGATGACGTCGCTGGCGTTCATTCTCGGCTGCGTGCCGCTGGCGATTGCGACGGGGGCGTCGGCGAACAGCCGGCATTCGATTGGCACGGGCGTCATCGGCGGGATGCTGGGCGCGACGGCGATTGCCGTGTTCTTCATTCCGATGTTCTTCTATGTGCTGGAGACGATGTCGGAGAAGAGTGCGAAGAAGAAGGACAAGAAGACGGGCGATGTGCCGCCTTCCGGGCCTGGCGCAACGCCCAGTGAGCCGAAGGTGCCACCGTCTGCGGGTGGGCCGACTGTCGGTGGTGGGCCGACCACGAGCCCGTCTGCACCGCGCGAGGGTGACTGACATGCGCCGCGTCCTGCTGATCGGCCCACTGTGTGCCCTGACCCTGAGCGGCTGTCTCCTCGGCCCGAACTACTCGCGCCCGCAGGTAGAAGTACCCGCGACGTACCGCTTCCCCGACAACTACGCATCCGACGTCGCGAACACCGAATGGTGGAAACAGTTCGACGACCCCGTACTCAACGACCTGATCACCACCGCGCTCGCGAACAACAACGACGTGAAGGTCGCCGCCGCACGCGTCGACCAGTTCCTCGGCCAGTTCGTGACGACGCGCGCAGCACTGCTGCCGCACGTCGATGCGGGCTTCGATGCCGAACGCCAGCGTATCCCGACAACGTCGCCACTGTTCTCGAACATCACCAGTCCGGTGTTCAACTCGTATCAGCTGGCGCTGTCGGCGTCGTGGGAAATCGATCTGTTCGGTCACAACCGGCGTCTGACGGAAGCGGCGCGCGCGAGCCTGCTGTCGACGGAAGAAGCGAAGCGCGGCACGATCCTCACGCTCGTGTCGTCGGTGGCGTCGTCGTATATCAACCTGCGCAGTCTTGACCGGCAACTGGAGATCGCGAAGGCCACCACGTCGAGTCGAGCGGAATCGGTGCATGTGTTCGAACTGCGCTTCAAGGGCGGCGAAGTCTCGCAGATGGAACTCGCGCAGAGCCAGTCCGAATACGAGGACTCGCGCTCCCGCATTCCGCAGATCGAATCGCAGATTGCGCAGCAGGAAGATGCGCTGTCGGTGCTGCTCGGGCGCAATCCGGGCGATATCCTGCGCGGCCGTGCGCTCGGTGAACTGGCGGCGCCTGCGGTACCTGCCGGTTTGCCGTCGGATCTGCTCGAACGTCGGCCCGATCTGCGTCAGGCCGAACAGGATCTCGTTTCCGCCAATGCGCAGATCGGCGCGGCAAAAGCGCTGTATTTCCCGCAGATTTCGATTACGGGTCTGCTCGGTACGCAAAGCGGCCAGTTCTCGAAACTCTTCACGGGGCCGGCGCGCGTGTGGTCGTTTGCCGGATCGGTGACGCAGCCGATCTTCGAAGGTGGCGCGATTGCCGGTCAGGTGAAGCAGGCCGAAGCCGTGCAGCAGCAGGCACTGTATTCGTATCGCAAGGCGATCCAGGTGGCGTTCCAGGAAGTCGACGATGCGCTGATCTCGTCGCAGAAACTGCGCGAACAGTTCGATATCCAGGGACGCCAGGTGGAAGCGCTGGCCACATACGCGCATATGGCGAGGCTTCGCTATGAAGGCGGCTACACGAGCTATATCGAAGTGCTCGATGCCGAACGCAGTCTCTTCAACGCTCAACTAAGCCAGACGCAGACGCAGGCCGGTGTGCTCGTGTCGTATGTGAGTCTGTACAAGGCGATGGGCGGCGGCTGGATCATTACGGCTGAGGGGATGACGACCACGCAGGCACATGCGGGCGATACACAGCAACCTGACAACGCAGCAGAAAAGCAGGACGTGAAATGAGCGACACGGCCACCTCGACCTATCTCGGCCACGCTGCGCGCACGCCTGTGATCGCCTGTCACGAATGCGATCTGCTGCAGCGCGAAAGCGCCGTGCCGCCCGAAGGCGTGCTGCGCTGTTGCCGCTGTCGCGCGACGCTGTACCGGCGTCATGCGAACAGTCTCGACCGGACGCTCGCCTATGCGCTCGCCGCATGTGCGCTGTGGGTGATATCGAACGCATTCCCGATCGTCGGTCTTGCCGTGAACGGCGATCTCGTCGAAACGACGATGTTCGGCGCCGTGCGTGTGCTGTATCAGGACGGCATGTGGCCGCTGTCGGCGCTGATCTTCATCACGACGATGCTGATGCCCGCGTGCCAGGCGCTCGGCCTCGTGTGGCTGCTGCTGCCGTTGCGGCTCGGACGCACGCCGTATCGCGCGGACGCCGTGTTCCGCATGCTGCGCGTCGCGCAGGAGTGGGGCATGACGGAAGTGCTGATCCTCGGTCTGCTCGTCGCGCTGGTGAAGCTCTCGCATATCGCGTCGGTGGTGACGGGGGCCGCGTTGTGGTCGTTCGGTGCGCTGATGCTGATGCTCGCGGCGGCCGCTTCCGCATTCGATGCGCGCGATCTCTGGACGCGTCTCGAAGGCGTGCCCGATGCCGGCCCTGCGTTCGACAGCGACACGCCGTTTCCCGCCGAGACGGCCGCCGCGTGCGGCATGTGCGTATGCCACGACTGCGGCTTGCTGACGCGCGTCGCGCCGATGCAGGCTCAGATCGAGCGCGACTATGCGAACGTTCATGCCGCCGTACATTTGCCGTTGCATCCGACGCACTGCCCGCGCTGCGGCGCGCATCTGCATCTGCGCAAACCCGATAGCCTCGCGCGCACGTGGGCGTGTCTGATCGCGGCCATCATCCTCTATATTCCCGCGAACGTGCTGCCCGTGATGGACACGAGTTCGCTGTTCGGCGCACAGAAGGACACGATCATGAGCGGCGTCGTGTATCTGTGGACGTCGGGTTCGTGGCCGCTCGCCGTGCTGGTTTTCATCGCGAGCATCGCGGTGCCGATGCTGAAGATTCTCGCGATCGGCTTTCTCGCGATCTCCGCGAATTTCCGCTCGACGTGGCAGCCGGATCAGCGCGCGCGCATCTACCGGATCGTCGAACTGGTCGGCCGCTGGTCGATGCTCGATATCTACGTGATCGCCGTGCTCACGGCGCTCGTGCAGTTCAATGCGCTCGCCACGGTGCGTGCCGGACCGGCCGCGATTGCGTTCGGCGCGGTCGTCGTGCTGACGATGTTCGCCGCGATGTCGTTCGATCCGCGCCTCATCTGGGACACGAGGAAACCGGAATGAACCGGCCGCCCGACGCCGTCGCCGTGCCGAAGAAGCGCTGGCGCATCCAGTGGATCTGGCTCGTGCCCGTGGTGGCCGTGGGCGTCGGCATCTGGCTCGCGGTGCAGGCGGCGCTGTCGCAGGGACCGACCATCACGATCAGCTTCAAGACGGGCGAAGGGCTCGAAGCGGGCAAGACCAAGATCAAGTTCAAGGACGTCGATATCGGCGTCGTGAAGAAGGTGGCGTTGTCGAAAGACTATAAGCGCGTCGTCGCGACGGCGGAACTCACGCGCGACGCCACCAACATGCTCGTCGACGACACGCGCTTCTGGGTCGAACGGCCGCGCATAGCGGGCGGCAACGTATCGGGCATCAGCACGCTGCTGTCGGGCGCGTTCATCGGCATGGACATCGGCAAGGCGAAACAGGAGCGGCGCGATTACACGGGACTCGAAATTCCGCCCGTATTCGCGAGCGACGTGCCCGGCCGCGAGTTCGTACTGAAGGCAGCGAACCTGGCCTCCCTCGATGTCGGCTCGCCCGTCTATTTCCGGCGGTTGCGCGTGGGCCAGGTGACCTCGTTCGAACTCGACAAGGACGGCGGCGGCATCACGCTGCGCATCTTCGTGAACGCGCCGTACGACCGGTACGTGAAAAGCGATTCGCGCTTCTGGGAAGCGGGCGGCATCGACGTCGCACTCGGCACCGACGGCGTGAAGATCAACACGCAGTCGCTGGTGTCGATCCTGATCGGCGGGCTGGCGTTCGAAACGCCCGCGTCGTCGCTCGCGGAGCCGGAAGCGGAGGTGCGCACGCCGTTCACGCTGTTCGCGACGCGCACCGATGCGATGAAGGTGCAGGACCGCATCGTCGATACTTATGTGCTCAATTTCACGGAATCGGTGCGCGGGCTGACGGTGGGCGCACCCGTCGATTTCCGCGGCATCGTGCTCGGCGAAGTGTCGGCGATCTATACGCGCTTCGATCCCGTCACGAAAAAGATCAGCATTCCCGTCGAAATCCGCTTCTATCCGGAGCGCTTCACGTCGCGCTACGCGAACAACAAGCCGGGAGGCGGGCGCGTCGTCGAGGATCCGAAGGCTATCGCCGATTTCCTCGTGTCGCGTGGTTTCCGCGCGCAGCTGAAAACGGGCAGTCTGCTGACGGGCCAGTTGTACGTGTCGTTCGATTTCTTCCCGCACGCGCCGAAGGCGACCGTCGACTGGAGCCGCACGCCCGCCGAACTGCCGACCGAGCCGAGCGGTTTGCAGTCGCTGCAGGAGTCGATCAACCGGATCGTCGCGCGGATCGACAAGCTGCCGCTCGAAGAAATCGGCAAGAACACACAGCAGACGCTCGCCAACGCGAGCGCGCTGATGCAAAGCCTCAACACGCAGGTCGTGCCGCAGGCGAAGAGCACGCTGTCGGCGGCGCAGACGACGCTCAATTCGGCCAGCAACGCGCTCGCGCCCGACTCGACGCTTCAACAGGACACGAGCGATGCGATCCGCGAACTCGCGCGCACGGCGGCGTCATTCCGCGCGCTGTCCGATTATCTGCAGCGTCATCCGGAAGCGCTGCTGCGCGGCAAACAGGAGGACGCAAAGTGAAGCGATCGATGCTTTCGCGCGGCGCGTATCTCTGCGTCGCCGTCATGCTGGCCGCGTGCGCTTCGCCGCGTTCGAACTTCTATACGTTGAGCCCGGATTCGACGCTCGACAGCACGGGCGCGCCGCTATCGGTGTCGGTGGTGGTCGGGCCCGTGACGGTGCCCGAACTGGTCGACCGGCCGCAACTCGTGACGCGCGTGTCCGGCAACGAAGTGAAGCTGAACGAATTCGCGCGCTGGGGCGAGCCCGTGAAAAGCGGTGTCGCCGATGTAATCGCCGCCGATCTGTCGCGCCTGCTCGGCTCGCAGCGCGTGTCGGTGTCGTCGCAAACGGTGGCGGGCACGGAGGCGTGCCGCGTGCGCGTCGATATCGTGCAGTTCGATTCGATGCCGGGCGAAGCGGTCGCCGTCGATGCCTTGTGGACGGTGCGCGTGGCAGGCCGCGACGCGTTGCTGACGGGCCGCTCGACCGTGCGCGAGCCGGTGCAGGGCGCGGACGACGCGGCGCTCGTGGCTGCGCATAGCCGGGCGCTCGGGGTAGTGAGCCGGGAGATTGCGGCGGCGATCCGGCGTGCTGTTGCGAGCTAGGTGAGCGCTGTTATGCCGATGAAGCGCGAGTGTTCATACTTGGACGCGCACGAGCCGTCATGTCCTCACGACGGCCGTGCTCGCCATCAAGCATCCGCCGAGGCGGTCAGTTGTAGGTGAAGTTCACCGTCGCTGTCGCCACGACGGAGCCGGGTGTCAGCGTGCCGAGTTCGTAGAACTGCGCGACGAACGGAATCGTCATTGAGTAAGTACTGTCGACTGTGCCCATTGCGACGGCGCTGTTGAGCGTGACGGGCGTGCCTGTGGTTGCGCCGACGCTGGACGCCTTGAGAAGCTGCACGCCTACCTGTGTCGCGGTGCCCGTGTTCTGCAGCACGCTTGCCACGGTGTCCATCGTTCCTGCGACCGTCATCGTGATGACGGTGCCCGGCGCGCAGCTGACGAGCTTCACGTTGAA
This genomic interval from Paraburkholderia sabiae contains the following:
- a CDS encoding efflux transporter outer membrane subunit is translated as MRRVLLIGPLCALTLSGCLLGPNYSRPQVEVPATYRFPDNYASDVANTEWWKQFDDPVLNDLITTALANNNDVKVAAARVDQFLGQFVTTRAALLPHVDAGFDAERQRIPTTSPLFSNITSPVFNSYQLALSASWEIDLFGHNRRLTEAARASLLSTEEAKRGTILTLVSSVASSYINLRSLDRQLEIAKATTSSRAESVHVFELRFKGGEVSQMELAQSQSEYEDSRSRIPQIESQIAQQEDALSVLLGRNPGDILRGRALGELAAPAVPAGLPSDLLERRPDLRQAEQDLVSANAQIGAAKALYFPQISITGLLGTQSGQFSKLFTGPARVWSFAGSVTQPIFEGGAIAGQVKQAEAVQQQALYSYRKAIQVAFQEVDDALISSQKLREQFDIQGRQVEALATYAHMARLRYEGGYTSYIEVLDAERSLFNAQLSQTQTQAGVLVSYVSLYKAMGGGWIITAEGMTTTQAHAGDTQQPDNAAEKQDVK
- a CDS encoding PqiC family protein, whose amino-acid sequence is MKRSMLSRGAYLCVAVMLAACASPRSNFYTLSPDSTLDSTGAPLSVSVVVGPVTVPELVDRPQLVTRVSGNEVKLNEFARWGEPVKSGVADVIAADLSRLLGSQRVSVSSQTVAGTEACRVRVDIVQFDSMPGEAVAVDALWTVRVAGRDALLTGRSTVREPVQGADDAALVAAHSRALGVVSREIAAAIRRAVAS
- a CDS encoding paraquat-inducible protein A, whose product is MSDTATSTYLGHAARTPVIACHECDLLQRESAVPPEGVLRCCRCRATLYRRHANSLDRTLAYALAACALWVISNAFPIVGLAVNGDLVETTMFGAVRVLYQDGMWPLSALIFITTMLMPACQALGLVWLLLPLRLGRTPYRADAVFRMLRVAQEWGMTEVLILGLLVALVKLSHIASVVTGAALWSFGALMLMLAAAASAFDARDLWTRLEGVPDAGPAFDSDTPFPAETAAACGMCVCHDCGLLTRVAPMQAQIERDYANVHAAVHLPLHPTHCPRCGAHLHLRKPDSLARTWACLIAAIILYIPANVLPVMDTSSLFGAQKDTIMSGVVYLWTSGSWPLAVLVFIASIAVPMLKILAIGFLAISANFRSTWQPDQRARIYRIVELVGRWSMLDIYVIAVLTALVQFNALATVRAGPAAIAFGAVVVLTMFAAMSFDPRLIWDTRKPE
- a CDS encoding PqiB family protein, whose translation is MNRPPDAVAVPKKRWRIQWIWLVPVVAVGVGIWLAVQAALSQGPTITISFKTGEGLEAGKTKIKFKDVDIGVVKKVALSKDYKRVVATAELTRDATNMLVDDTRFWVERPRIAGGNVSGISTLLSGAFIGMDIGKAKQERRDYTGLEIPPVFASDVPGREFVLKAANLASLDVGSPVYFRRLRVGQVTSFELDKDGGGITLRIFVNAPYDRYVKSDSRFWEAGGIDVALGTDGVKINTQSLVSILIGGLAFETPASSLAEPEAEVRTPFTLFATRTDAMKVQDRIVDTYVLNFTESVRGLTVGAPVDFRGIVLGEVSAIYTRFDPVTKKISIPVEIRFYPERFTSRYANNKPGGGRVVEDPKAIADFLVSRGFRAQLKTGSLLTGQLYVSFDFFPHAPKATVDWSRTPAELPTEPSGLQSLQESINRIVARIDKLPLEEIGKNTQQTLANASALMQSLNTQVVPQAKSTLSAAQTTLNSASNALAPDSTLQQDTSDAIRELARTAASFRALSDYLQRHPEALLRGKQEDAK
- a CDS encoding fimbrial protein, whose amino-acid sequence is MTLRKIFSLLASLTLMAAGPAFAADANLNFTGLIMQPSCSIDSASANQVVNLGSAPIMNFASVGSTTNATPFNVKLVSCAPGTVITMTVAGTMDTVASVLQNTGTATQVGVQLLKASSVGATTGTPVTLNSAVAMGTVDSTYSMTIPFVAQFYELGTLTPGSVVATATVNFTYN